Proteins encoded together in one Leptospira semungkisensis window:
- a CDS encoding PP2C family protein-serine/threonine phosphatase, whose amino-acid sequence MIDQEQSFRRFVWVLEKKWIQTVCILGFTLVPLFGGLDYFIIPKEYLDENLGYFLTLRAFASVFVLIQYCILRFSSPNPWNTIHAYVFTFVVGGIITLMTTRLGGFESSYYAGLNLVLIAVNLFLPWNAVKGALNSSIILLQYLIVNLIFDNDYKLISIINNLYFLMGTMIISVTIAHFKFSLTKSEFEKMDVISTLKSQQDGDYFLTSLVLQPLSLNLSKSETVPVNFFTSQKKKFTFKNWTQEIGGDISVSNVITLKGRKYVVFVNADAMGKSLQGAGGAIVFGAVFHAMIQRTKMLEANRNQYPERWLRNAVIELQKTFESFDGAMMISLVIGLIDEETGLVYYINAEHPFPVLYRAGKASFIDSQVYFRKIGMLEIKSRFFVSLFQLLPGDKLILGSDGREDLMIFDPAIGGKTMVEDENFFLSIVEKGKGELKGIVEVLGESGDIIDDLSLVQISYDPSKKTTENSESSSWNGFHNGKNGQEKAEELEALKGMISASVKSGDVEGSIRTATQLVELYPGESSYFYFLAKYFNKHKDYRESVEQGERFRYRQPDHVNNLLVLSDSYRRLGNKKRAELLLKEVFAFEPENQVAINLLGKLKNHNGKDLIQSN is encoded by the coding sequence ATGATCGATCAGGAGCAAAGTTTTCGACGATTCGTTTGGGTCCTCGAAAAGAAATGGATCCAAACCGTCTGCATACTGGGGTTCACTCTGGTTCCTTTATTCGGAGGACTGGATTATTTCATTATTCCTAAGGAATATTTGGATGAGAACCTAGGATACTTCCTGACCCTAAGGGCCTTCGCATCCGTTTTCGTTCTAATCCAATATTGTATTCTTCGTTTTTCCAGCCCGAATCCATGGAATACGATTCATGCGTACGTGTTTACCTTCGTTGTAGGAGGAATTATTACACTGATGACGACTCGTCTAGGCGGTTTCGAGTCCTCTTATTATGCTGGATTGAATCTGGTCCTTATCGCAGTGAATCTGTTTCTTCCTTGGAACGCTGTCAAGGGAGCCTTGAATAGCTCAATCATCCTTCTACAATATCTGATCGTAAATCTCATCTTCGATAACGACTATAAACTGATTTCCATCATCAATAATCTATACTTCTTGATGGGAACAATGATCATTTCGGTCACTATCGCTCATTTTAAGTTTTCATTAACCAAATCTGAATTCGAAAAAATGGATGTGATCAGCACGTTAAAATCCCAGCAGGACGGGGATTACTTTCTCACATCTCTCGTACTCCAACCGCTGAGTTTGAATCTATCCAAAAGCGAAACTGTGCCTGTGAACTTCTTCACCAGTCAAAAAAAGAAATTCACCTTCAAGAATTGGACCCAGGAAATCGGCGGAGACATCAGCGTTTCGAACGTAATCACTCTGAAGGGAAGAAAATACGTAGTCTTCGTGAATGCCGACGCAATGGGCAAATCCTTACAAGGTGCGGGAGGAGCTATCGTCTTCGGAGCAGTGTTCCATGCGATGATCCAAAGGACCAAAATGCTGGAGGCGAATCGCAATCAATATCCCGAAAGATGGCTCCGAAACGCAGTGATCGAACTTCAGAAAACTTTCGAAAGCTTCGACGGAGCAATGATGATCTCTTTAGTCATCGGGCTCATAGACGAGGAAACTGGTCTGGTCTATTATATTAACGCGGAACATCCTTTTCCTGTTTTGTATAGAGCAGGAAAGGCCAGCTTCATCGATTCCCAAGTCTATTTCAGAAAGATCGGCATGTTAGAAATCAAGAGCCGCTTCTTCGTGAGTCTATTCCAGCTTTTACCAGGAGACAAACTGATCTTAGGCTCTGACGGAAGAGAAGATCTTATGATCTTCGATCCTGCCATCGGAGGAAAGACCATGGTTGAGGATGAGAATTTCTTCTTAAGCATAGTAGAGAAAGGAAAAGGCGAATTAAAAGGAATCGTAGAAGTACTTGGAGAATCAGGTGATATCATCGATGATCTTTCTCTCGTACAAATTTCTTATGATCCTTCCAAGAAGACGACTGAGAATAGCGAGTCTTCTTCATGGAACGGATTCCATAACGGCAAGAACGGCCAAGAAAAGGCCGAGGAACTGGAAGCCTTAAAAGGAATGATCTCTGCTTCTGTAAAAAGCGGAGATGTAGAGGGATCAATCAGAACCGCTACTCAATTGGTGGAACTCTATCCAGGAGAAAGCAGCTATTTCTATTTCTTAGCAAAATATTTTAACAAACACAAAGACTATCGTGAATCCGTGGAACAAGGAGAACGTTTCCGTTATCGACAACCCGATCACGTGAACAATTTACTCGTACTTTCCGACTCTTATCGCAGATTAGGAAACAAAAAAAGGGCCGAGCTTCTCTTAAAGGAAGTGTTTGCCTTCGAGCCTGAAAATCAAGTTGCGATCAATCTTTTAGGGAAATTAAAAAATCATAATGGAAAAGACCTCATCCAATCAAATTGA